In one Drosophila pseudoobscura strain MV-25-SWS-2005 chromosome X, UCI_Dpse_MV25, whole genome shotgun sequence genomic region, the following are encoded:
- the Acat1 gene encoding acetyl-CoA acetyltransferase, mitochondrial — MSANMLQATRNLCAQTRRAYSSKVQDVMVVAAARTPIGSFQSQLAPLSATQLGATAIEAAIERAGIAKTDVNEVIMGNVVSAGLGQAPARQAAIFAGLPTNVCCTTVNKVCSSGMKSVMLGAQSLMLGYADVVIAGGMESMSNVPFYLKRGATPYGGVNLIDGIVFDGLWDVYNKFHMGNCAENTAKKMTISRADQDAYAIQSYKRSALAWQANAFADEIAPVKIQQKRKPEVIISEDEEFKRINFDKFGQLATVFQRENGTVTAGNASTLNDGGAAVVLMSADAVQRAGLKPLARIVAFQDAETDPIDFPIAPAFAVPKLLERAGVRKEDVAMWEINEAFSLVPLANIKKMDLDPSKVNVHGGAVSLGHPIGMSGARLVTHLAHSLKAGQLGCASICNGGGGASSILLEKL, encoded by the coding sequence ATGTCCGCCAATATGTTGCAGGCCACGCGCAACCTCTGCGCCCAGACGCGTCGCGCGTACAGCTCCAAGGTCCAAGATGTGATGGTTGTGGCCGCCGCCCGCACACCGATCGGCAGCTTCCAGAGCCAACTGGCGCCACTCAGCGCCACCCAACTGGGTGCCACCGCCATCGAGGCGGCCATTGAGCGGGCCGGGATCGCAAAGACCGACGTCAACGAAGTGATAATGGGAAATGTGGTGTCCGCAGGACTGGGACAGGCTCCCGCCCGCCAAGCTGCAATTTTCGCCGGCCTGCCGACCAACGTGTGTTGCACCACCGTGAATAAAGTGTGCTCCTCGGGCATGAAGTCGGTCATGCTGGGCGCCCAGTCGTTGATGCTCGGTTACGCCGATGTGGTCATCGCCGGCGGCATGGAGTCCATGTCCAATGTCCCCTTCTATTTGAAGCGCGGCGCCACACCCTACGGCGGCGTCAACCTCATCGACGGCATTGTGTTCGACGGCCTCTGGGATGTGTACAACAAGTTCCACATGGGCAACTGTGCGGAGAACACGGCCAAGAAGATGACCATCTCCCGCGCGGACCAGGATGCTTACGCCATTCAGTCCTACAAGCGTTCGGCCCTAGCCTGGCAGGCCAATGCCTTTGCCGACGAGATCGCCCCCGTCAAGATCCAGCAGAAGCGCAAGCCCGAGGTGATCATCTCCGAGGACGAGGAGTTTAAGCGGATCAACTTCGACAAGTTTGGGCAGCTGGCGACGGTCTTCCAGCGCGAAAACGGCACTGTGACCGCCGGCAACGCCTCCACCTTGAACGATGGCGGTGCCGCTGTCGTTCTGATGTCCGCCGATGCCGTGCAGCGTGCCGGCCTCAAGCCTCTGGCCCGGATTGTAGCCTTCCAGGATGCGGAGACCGATCCAATTGACTTCCCCATCGCCCCGGCCTTTGCAGTGCCCAAGCTGCTGGAGCGCGCTGGCGTGCGCAAGGAGGACGTGGCAATGTGGGAGATTAATGAGGCCTTCTCCCTGGTCCCGCTTGCCAATATAAAGAAAATGGATTTGGATCCCAGCAAGGTGAATGTGCACGGCGGTGCCGTCTCCCTTGGCCATCCCATAGGCATGTCTGGAGCCCGTCTGGTCACCCATCTCGCGCACAGCCTCAAGGCCGGACAGCTGGGATGTGCGTCCATCTGCaatggcggtggtggtgcctCCTCCATTCTGCTGGAGAAGCTCTAA
- the Ir7e gene encoding uncharacterized protein Ir7e, with protein sequence MNITGLLSSYCDLSGEQENQINEFVARALLYVVHHHILSVTPSLVLILCCRSEHTCNFYNEMMSTLFRNWGLAPLQIVKVEQGVPWRPVAGRRHFNVIFTDSFAAFSEIRMEYYAREYNYNEHYFIFLQARDHLLQEEMRQIFEYCWRYHLIHCSVQVQKSNGDVLIYSYYPFSERSCSDMSPQLINRYNGSALLEPEIFPRKLRNLFGCPLRCALWNVPPFVEVHESESTGASVSGGYEGRLLLALAERMNFSIAVRQLQAKSVRDEALELLRRHEADLTLGGIRQTVDRSLLATSTHNYHQSREVFGILDSSFELSSLDILFYPYRLQIWLAIVGVLALSALLQLAIERLLRETRPESRLWLNLELIFVGMPLLRAPHSHSGRLYCLMLMLYTLIIRTVYQGLLYHLIRTHQLNRWPQSIDALVQQNYTVVLTPLVHDVLSEIPSVQHMTFRILTDVEETVPLEYLAANPQEPRLVSASALEMYIHFNHLRAERAQRMGQRLGQPVEADHFEIIAEDIVSLQMTMYLSKHSFLIDHLNEEIMWMRSVGLVSVWARWELVGSYLRNEQGFKELGLVELYAMFLLVLVGHVLSLLIFLLELLSQRLVSLQRLFL encoded by the exons ATGAACATAACCGGGCTGCTCAGCTCGTACTGCGATCTGTCCGGCGAGCAGGAGAACCAAATCAACGAATTTGTGGCCCGAGCCCTGCTGTACGTTGTCCACCATCATATACTCAGTGTGACGCCCTCCCTGGTGCTGATCCTGTGCTGCCGGAGCGAGCACACCTGCAACTTTTACAACGAAATGATGAGCACCCTCTTCCGCAACTGGGGCCTGGCACCGCTGCAGATTGTCAAGGTGGAGCAGGGGGTGCCCTGGCGTCCTGTTGCGGGGCGCAGGCACTTCAATGTGATATTCACGGACTCGTTTGCGGCCTTCTCGGAAATCCGGATGGAGTACTATGCCCGCGAGTACAACTACAATGAGCACTACTTCATCTTCCTGCAGGCGCGTGACCATCTGCTGCAGGAGGAGATGCGCCAGATCTTTGAGTACTGCTGGCGCTACCACCTCATTCACTGCAGCGTCCAGGTGCAGAAGTCCAATGGGGATGTGCTCATATACAGCTACTATCCGTTCAGTGAGCGCAGCTGCTCGGATATGTCGCCGCAGCTCATCAATCGCTACAATGGCAGCGCTCTCCTCGAGCCGGAGATCTTTCCGCGCAAGCTGCGAAATCTGTTTGGCTGCCCTCTGCGCTGTGCCCTCTGGAATGTGCCACCTTTCGTTGAGGTACACGAGTCGGAGAGCACCGGCGCCAGCGTCAGCGGTGGCTACGAGGGTCGCCTGCTTCTGGCCCTCGCCGAGCGGATGAATTTCTCCATAGCCGTGCGTCAGCTTCAGGCGAAAAGTGTCCGCGATGAGGCCCTGGAGCTG CTGCGGCGTCACGAGGCTGATCTGACGCTGGGCGGTATCCGGCAGACGGTGGACCGCAGCCTGCTGGCCACCTCTACGCACAACTACCACCAGAGCCGCGAGGTGTTCGGCATCCTGGACTCCAGCTTTGAGTTGAGTTCGCTCGACATCCTTTTCTATCCATACCGCCTGCAGATCTGGCTGGCCATTGTCGGGGTCCTGGCCCTGTCGGCGCTCctgcagctggccatcgaACGGCTGCTGCGCGAGACGCGGCCCGAGTCCAGGCTCTGGCTGAATCTGGAGCTGATCTTTGTGGGTATGCCGCTGCTGAGGGCGCCACACTCGCACAGCGGACGCCTCTACTGCCTCATGCTGATGCTGTACACACTGATCATTCGGACGGTGTACCAGGGCCTGCTCTATCATTTGATCCGCACCCACCAGCTGAACAGGTGGCCACAGTCCATCGATGCCCTGGTGCAGCAGAACTACACTGTGGTCCTAACGCCGTTGGTGCACGACGTGCTCTCCGAGATACCCAGCGTGCAGCACATGACCTTCCGCATTCTCACAGACGTCGAGGAGACGGTGCCCCTCGAGTACTTGGCGGCCAATCCGCAGGAGCCACGCCTTGTCTCTGCCTCGGCCCTGGAAATGTACATCCACTTCAATCACCTGAGGGCGGAGCGGGCCCAGAGGATGGGCCAGAGGCTGGGGCAGCCCGTGGAGGCCGATCACTTCGAGATCATTGCCGAGGACATTGTGAGCCTGCAGATGACGATGTACCTCAGCAAGCACTCCTTTCTCATCGATCACCTGAACGAGGAGATCATGTGGATGCGATCCGTGGGCCTGGTCTCCGTTTGGGCACGCTGGGAGCTCGTCGGGAGCTACCTTCGCAACGAGCAGGGATTCAAGGAGCTCGGTCTCGTGGAGCTCTACGCCATGtttctgctggtgctggtgggtCATGTCCTGAGTCTGCTCATCTTCCTCCTAGAGCTACTCTCCCAGCGATTGGTTTCCCTGCAACGGCTGTTCTTGTAG
- the LOC26533097 gene encoding uncharacterized protein, whose amino-acid sequence MNTSSVIYSSYVERSRIDLQVEEANLYVARALRYVIENVLAQLSATLVVTISTRHEGTARWFEYVMNTLVYSWRVAAVQLLRFSTDFERVRVPGRKRFNLMLVDSYEGLVNSNITEDNV is encoded by the exons ATGAACACCAGCAGCGTGATCTACAGCAGCTACGTGGAGCGTTCGCGCATCGACCTACAGGTGGAGGAGGCCAATTTGTATGTGGCCCGTGCCCTGCGGTATGTCATCGAGAACGTGCTGGCCCAGCTGAGTGCCACGCTGGTGGTGACGATTTCCACGCGTCATGAGGGTACTGCCCGCTGGTTCGAGTATGTGATGAACACACTCGTTTATTCGTGGCGTGTGGCAGCAGTGCAGCTGCTGCGATTCAGCACGGATTTTGAGCGGGTGCGCGTGCCCGGAAGGAAGCGTTTCAATCTGATGTTGGTGGACTCCTACGAGGGGCTGGT TAACTCAAACATTACCGAGGACAATgtgtaa
- the Ir7g gene encoding uncharacterized protein Ir7g, giving the protein MNITSLLHFESMKYSGAQTQAAAINQFVASALRVFIEDFYQRLAPAFIVILSCRRPSPLNFYRNIMQLLYESVDTMIIQLVHHNHNQSRQRIEGPRTHNLLLVDSLDALLDIEIHTYTAQSDASEYYFIFLQQRDALIPQDMLGVFAYCWRNQLINCNVMTQSSGGQVVLHTYFPYAPHRQCGDTMPTKINQFSEGEWQHRDYFPSKLRNLQQCPLVVLARRVQPFFDVDGRQQLRGLEGRLLLELAKRMNFSIRFRGLQEQQESHTTWTEQQLLEQLMQDRIAHLAIGYVRKRVQYAANLTAVFPHYSNKLVSCLLLNSHNLTSLEIWFFPFQTIAWLFLLGSLLGFFGILLLLCWRAGDRVSLFLAVYAAALGVPVAPLKQASLQLLFGSWLCFTLIVRAMYAALLFLIVRYHVHQTLPRSLMELVERGYTAVMSRISMQDLRVVSSLQQFISQRSVIVASELDDEILRRLDQCSEQTLAGTHPHFFGLLAQDALLHLTQSGHRAGAYYIVPQYVLEQQLAIYLPKHSHLVVQFDHLVMSIRAVGLMHYWAGQLASEKYFRSTFLYRERSIRQPDLWGIYVIAAALYFCSLIVFLWELISVRWGHTAS; this is encoded by the exons ATGAACATAACCAGCCTGCTCCACTTTGAGTCGATGAAGTACAGCGGTGCTCAGACGCAGGCGGCGGCCATCAATCAGTTTGTGGCGAGCGCATTGCGCGTGTTCATCGAGGACTTTTACCAGCGCCTAGCGCCCGCCTTCATTGTTATCCTGTCGTGCCGCCGGCCTAGTCCACTCAATTTCTATCGGAACATCATGCAGCTGCTGTACGAGAGCGTGGACACAATGATCATCCAGCTGGTGCACCACAATCACAACCAGAGCCGGCAACGCATCGAGGGTCCACGTACGCAcaatctgctgctggtggactCGTTGGACGCACTGCT CGACATTGAGATCCACACGTACACCGCACAGTCCGATGCCAGCGAGTATTATTTCATATTCCTACAACAGCGGGATGCCCTGATTCCGCAGGACATGCTGGGTGTGTTCGCCTACTGCTGGCGCAATCAGCTCATCAACTGCAACGTGATGACCCAAAGCTCTGGCGGGCAGGTAGTCCTGCACACGTACTTTCCCTATGCGCCCCACCGCCAGTGCGGCGACACAATGCCAACGAAGATCAACCAATTTTCGGAGGGAGAGTGGCAGCATCGCGACTACTTTCCATCGAAGCTGCGGAACCTTCAGCAGTGTCCGCTGGTGGTGCTGGCCCGCCGGGTCCAGCCCTTCTTCGATGTGGACGGACGGCAGCAACTGAGGGGTCTGGAGGGTCGCCTGCTCCTGGAGCTAGCCAAGCGGATGAACTTCAGCATACGCTTCAGGGGACTGCAGGAACAGCAGGAGAGTCACACCACCTGGacagagcagcagctgttggaGCAGTTG ATGCAGGACCGCATCGCGCATTTGGCCATCGGCTATGTGCGGAAGCGGGTACAATATGCCGCCAATCTGACGGCCGTGTTTCCGCACTACTCCAACAAGCTGGTCAGCTGCCTCCTACTGAATTCCCACAATTTGACCAGCTTGGAGATCTGGTTCTTTCCCTTCCAGACCATTGCCTGGCTCTTTTTGCTGGGCAGCCTCCTCGGCTTCTTTGGtatccttctgctgctgtgctggCGGGCCGGGGATCGAGTTTCCCTCTTCTTGGCAGTCTACGCTGCTGCCCTGGGCGTGCCTGTGGCCCCGCTGAAGCAAGCCTCGCTGCAGTTGCTCTTCGGCAGCTGGCTGTGTTTCACGCTGATCGTGCGGGCCATGTACGCGGCCCTGCTCTTTCTGATCGTGCGCTACCATGTGCACCAGACGCTGCCGCGCAGCCTCATGGAGCTGGTGGAGCGCGGCTATACGGCTGTGATGAGTCGCATCTCAATGCAGGACCTCCGCGTGGTGTCTAGCCTACAGCAGTTTATCAGCCAGCGCTCTGTGATCGTCGCATCTGAGCTGGACGATGAGATACTGCGTCGGCTGGACCAGTGCTCGGAGCAGACTTTGGCGGGCACACATCCGCATTTCTTCGGACTCCTGGCGCAGGACGCATTGCTGCATCTCACCCAGAGTGGTCACAGGGCGGGAGCCTACTACATTGTACCGCAGTACGtactggagcagcagctggccatCTATCTGCCAAAGCACTCGCACCTGGTGGTGCAGTTTGACCACCTGGTCATGTCCATTCGCGCCGTCGGCCTCATGCACTACTGGGCCGGGCAATTGGCCAGCGAGAAGTACTTTCGCAGCACATTCTTGTACCGGGAAAGGAGCATCAGGCAGCCGGATCTCTGGGGAATTTACGTAATTGCCGCGGCACTTTACTTTTGTTCACTGATCGTGTTCCTTTGGGAGCTCATATCGGTCAGATGGGGTCACACTGCAAGCTGA
- the LOC6901817 gene encoding inactive selenide, water dikinase-like protein: MSASEPVPNGLDDAFRLTSYLELKGSGCQVPESVVSEMFNSPAINGTSQRQETQLQQMLRQMSIDTCARGGGQRHHLRIECRYPIIDDPCALGKIICAEALGNFYALGITACDKMMMMACQPPQMSNKEFTAVFSMMETGFKECFKGTYGKEMWAMYMHTSCFMIGGLVSAYWPQHHLVARGNALDGDVLVLTKPLGTQVAIDAYDCIGQPERWERYKMFVSEEDVRGAYQQAVKTMCRLNRQASNLMHVHNAHGAMAVSGFGILHHANKLASLQKKPVSFVIDTLPVISKMAAAAKASTVDDKCPLLQGLSVETSGGLLICMPREEAVALCNFIGAYGDGPAWIIGTVQNGIRKASIIENVKIIEVSE; the protein is encoded by the coding sequence ATGAGCGCCTCTGAACCCGTTCCTAACGGCTTAGATGACGCCTTCCGTCTGACCAGCTACCTCGAGCTGAAGGGCTCCGGCTGCCAGGTACCCGAAAGCGTGGTATCGGAAATGTTTAATAGCCCCGCCATCAACGGCACCTCCCAACGTCAGGAaacgcagctgcagcagatgcTGCGCCAAATGAGCATCGACACCTGTGCTCGTGGTGGAGGACAGCGCCACCACTTGCGCATCGAGTGCCGGTACCCGATCATCGACGATCCTTGCGCCTTGGGGAAGATCATCTGCGCCGAGGCGCTCGGCAATTTCTACGCCCTTGGCATTACAGCTTGTGataaaatgatgatgatggcttgCCAGCCCCCTCAGATGTCCAACAAGGAGTTCACTGCTGTATTCTCGATGATGGAGACAGGCTTCAAGGAGTGCTTCAAGGGCACCTACGGAAAGGAGATGTGGGCCATGTACATGCACACTAGCTGTTTCATGATCGGCGGCTTGGTCTCGGCCTACTGGCCGCAGCACCATCTGGTGGCACGCGGCAATGCTCTGGATGGTGATGTCCTGGTGCTGACCAAACCCCTGGGCACCCAGGTAGCCATCGATGCCTATGACTGTATAGGTCAGCCGGAACGCTGGGAGCGCTACAAGATGTTCGTCTCCGAAGAGGATGTCCGTGGGGCCTATCAGCAGGCCGTCAAGACGATGTGTCGCCTCAATCGCCAGGCCTCGAACCTCATGCACGTGCACAATGCCCATGGGGCCATGGCTGTGTCCGGGTTCGGTATCCTGCATCATGCCAACAAACTGGCTTCGCTCCAAAAGAAGCCAGTGTCGTTTGTCATTGATACTTTGCCGGTGATCAGCAAgatggcagctgctgccaaagcATCGACCGTTGACGATAAGTGCCCCCTGCTGCAGGGTCTTTCTGTTGAGACTTCCGGTGGCCTGCTCATCTGCATGCCCCGTGAGGAGGCCGTTGCTCTTTGCAATTTCATCGGGGCGTATGGTGACGGCCCGGCCTGGATCATCGGCACTGTGCAGAACGGCATCCGGAAAGCCTCCATCATCGAGAATGTTAAAATCATCGAGGTTTCTGAATAG
- the Ir7f gene encoding uncharacterized protein Ir7f produces MELGLILEHCLAHYWLHCNVMIQTADVDVLVYSYYPYTSDHCQAAYPVQVNHFDGQRMVNPTMFPEKLHQLHGCPISVLTWHQPPFVELKWDEHSNSLRASGFEIQLVDHLARLLNFTVDLINLTLIQPQLYRLANGSSEGPMEFLLERRANLSLGYFRKTARRNQLLTTGMSYYSSPLVAVLQRETYLIGSLALLTFPFEWTVWLILLGSLALQIAIRRAGVPVLELLLGQSLARLPRSWLHRLVFAHWLYAVMPLRICYQSLLFHLIRMQLFAALPVSLEQLLAENFQGVCTGNTLRMLHEMPLVAGRTESFSGLATPYDQEVLDSLQQTGGHKVFAIAGMDVTLAYLRSSSRPDSYHVVGQPVNVEYAGLYMPKHSYLYEKVDHAIRRLDDTGFIQAWRRAAFVAHRREEKLPQEHDRRRYISNSQLSGVYKLMTVLYSICGFVFAGELLLQRWRDRRTGRRT; encoded by the exons ATGGAACTGGGGCTGATCCTGGAACATTGCCTGGCGCATTACTGGCTGCACTGCAACGTGATGATCCAGACAGCCGACGTGGATGTGCTGGTTTACAGCTACTACCCGTACACGTCGGACCACTGCCAGGCGGCGTATCCGGTGCAGGTGAATCACTTTGATGGCCAGCGCATGGTCAACCCGACCATGTTCCCCGAGAAGCTGCACCAGCTTCACGGCTGTCCCATCTCCGTGCTCACCTGGCACCAGCCGCCCTTCGTGGAGCTGAAATGGGACGAGCACAGCAACAGCCTGCGAGCCAGCGGCTTTGAGATCCAGCTGGTTGACCATCTGGCCCGCCTGCTCAACTTTACAGTGGATCTGATCAACCTGACGCTCATCCAGCCGCAGCTCTATCGCCTGGCCAATGGGAGCAGCGAAGGACCCATGGAGTTT CTCCTCGAGAGGCGGGCCAATCTTAGCCTGGGGTACTTTCGGAAGACGGCACGCCGGAACCAGCTGCTGACCACCGGCATGTCCTACTACTCATCGCCCCTGGTGGCTGTGTTGCAGCGCGAGACCTATCTCATTGGTTCGCTGGCACTGCTCACCTTTCCCTTCGAGTGGACGGTGTGGCTAATCTTGCTCGGGTCCCTGGCTCTGCAGATAGCCATTCGGAGAGCTGGAGTCCcggtgctggagctgctgttggGCCAGTCGCTGGCCCGCCTGCCACGCTCCTGGCTGCACAGGCTGGTCTTTGCCCACTGGCTGTACGCCGTGATGCCACTGAGGATCTGCTACCAGTCGCTGCTCTTCCACCTGATCCGGATGCAGCTGTTTGCGGCGCTGCCGGTCTCCCTGGAGCAACTGCTGGCGGAGAACTTTCAGGGCGTGTGCACCGGCAATACGCTGCGAATGCTGCACGAGATGCCGCTGGTGGCGGGCCGGACGGAGAGCTTCTCGGGCCTGGCCACGCCCTACGACCAGGAGGTGCTGGATTCACTGCAGCAGACTGGCGGCCACAAGGTCTTTGCCATAGCAGGGATGGACGTGACTCTGGCGTATCTGCGGTCCAGCAGCCGTCCGGATAGCTACCATGTGGTGGGGCAGCCGGTGAATGTGGAATATGCCGGCCTCTACATGCCCAAGCACTCGTATCTGTACGAGAAGGTGGACCACGCCATCCGGCGGCTGGACGACACCGGATTCATACAGGCTTGGCGACGCGCCGCCTTCGTGGCCCACCGCAGGGAGGAGAAGCTGCCACAGGAACATGATCGACGCCGGTACATCAGTAATTCCCAATTGTCCGGCGTCTACAAGCTGATGACGGTGTTGTATTCCATTTGTGGCTTCGTTTTTGCCggggagctgctgctccaacGCTGGCGAGACCGTCGGACTGGCCGAAGAACTTAG